AAGTTTCGTTAAAAATACTACTAATTTTTGTTTGATGGATGGGCATTCTCTTGTCATATCCTCGAATAACCCTATCTTTATTGGGTTAATTTTATAATTTTTTATGGCCAATTTCAATATAGACGCAAAAAAGGACATGACCTACGATGCCATAGTGGTAGGATCAGGAATCAGTGGTGGATGGGCCGCAAAGGAACTTTGTGAAAAAGGGCTTAAAACCCTGGTTCTTGAACGAGGCCCCATAGTGGAGCATGTAGTGGATTACCCCACCATGAATTGGGATCCTTGGGACATGGAATACCGCGGCGGTCTTACTCCTGAAGAAAAAAAGAAGCATTACAAGAACATCCGTTCAGGATGGGTGGGCAAGGATACCGAACATTTTTGGGCGGATGATGAAGCCAATCCTTATACGGAAGAGAAGCCATTTTTATGGTTGAGGGGTCACCAAATGGGAGGTAAATCCCTTCTTTGGGGTAAACAGACGTATCGTTGGAGCGATTTGGACTTTGAGGCCAATGCAAAAGATGGCCACGGTGTAGACTGGCCTATACGATACAAGGATATTGAACCTTGGTACACCTACGTGGAGAAATTTGCGGGAATTAGTGGGGAAGCCTTAGGATTACCACAATTGCCCGATAGCCATTTTCTTCCTCCCATGGAACTGAACTGTGTTGAAAAACATGTGAAGGAACGAATCGAGAAGAATTTTGAAGGTAGAAACATGATTATTGGTAGGGTCGCCCATTTGACCCAGCCCCATAATGGAAGGGGACAGTGTCAAAACCGTAATAGATGTAGTAGGGGATGTCCTTATGGGGCCTACTTCAGTAGTAATGCGGTAACCTTGCCAGCGGCTAACGCCACAGGAAATTTGACCATTAGGCCATATTCAATTGTGCAAGAAGTTATTTATGATGATGCCAAAGGGAAGGCCACGGGAGTTCGTATCATTGATGCGGAAACGAATGAGGTAATCGACTATTCTTCCAAGATTATTTTCGTGAATGCATCGGCACTTAGTACGGCACATATACTTATGAATTCTACCTCAAAACGTTTTGAGAACGGTTTGGGTAATGATAGCGGAGAATTGGGCCATAACTTAATGGATCATACCTACAGGGTTGGTGCCATAGGCAAGGTTGATGGTTTTGAGGATAAATACTACAAGGGAAGAAGACCTAATGGTATCTACATCCCCAGATATTGGAATATCGACGAGAAGTCCAAGTCCGATAAATTTCTACGTGGATTTGGCTATCAAGGGGGCGGATATCGTGGAGGCAACCCGGCAAACGAGGAATCTTTTGGGGCCGCCTTTAAGGACAGTATCCTAAAACCTGGAGGATGGGAATTCTTCATTACCGGTTTTGCGGAATGTTTACCGTATCATGACAACAAAATCAGTCTTAATAAAGATGTGTTGGACAAATGGGGACAACCTACCTTGACCATAGATGCCGAGTTTAAGGAAAATGAAAAGGCCTTGAACAAGCA
Above is a window of Maribacter algicola DNA encoding:
- a CDS encoding GMC oxidoreductase; its protein translation is MANFNIDAKKDMTYDAIVVGSGISGGWAAKELCEKGLKTLVLERGPIVEHVVDYPTMNWDPWDMEYRGGLTPEEKKKHYKNIRSGWVGKDTEHFWADDEANPYTEEKPFLWLRGHQMGGKSLLWGKQTYRWSDLDFEANAKDGHGVDWPIRYKDIEPWYTYVEKFAGISGEALGLPQLPDSHFLPPMELNCVEKHVKERIEKNFEGRNMIIGRVAHLTQPHNGRGQCQNRNRCSRGCPYGAYFSSNAVTLPAANATGNLTIRPYSIVQEVIYDDAKGKATGVRIIDAETNEVIDYSSKIIFVNASALSTAHILMNSTSKRFENGLGNDSGELGHNLMDHTYRVGAIGKVDGFEDKYYKGRRPNGIYIPRYWNIDEKSKSDKFLRGFGYQGGGYRGGNPANEESFGAAFKDSILKPGGWEFFITGFAECLPYHDNKISLNKDVLDKWGQPTLTIDAEFKENEKALNKQIQEDAVEMLETAGLKDVMGFDKEHPPGYGVHEMGTARMGRDPKTSVLNGFNQVHAAKNVFVTDGACMTSSSCVNPSLTYMALTARAADHAVSELKKFNI